A stretch of the Fusobacterium varium genome encodes the following:
- the mfd gene encoding transcription-repair coupling factor: MITEYRGRIPFLLKEIKGNIVYLCSSNKNIEDYYNTLSDFYDGKILKIESSYEDEEFEKLNYDLLKLLKSKNKFIILISLEAFLRDYSLEGEKISFQKGKEMNLGEIQENLIKNKYDKVYMLEKRVQYSVRGDILDIFSSDGDYPVRIEFFGDEIERITYFDLESQKSIENLDNINVYINNNKDGKLSFSELINKNKIKGLKIYFENNELLRYKLEESILRERDEEEKFRKRFYEMLESAEEIEIKRFSEEEIKKFEDYDYIKKLSIKENIILMSEEEKRYKEIFDKYSIEIQRYPHYEGYREKERLILTDRELKGIKVKREPKEKVNLKYKDVSQIRENDFIIHENYGVGIYQGIETMNGQDYLKIKYADEDKLFVPVEGINKIEKYVSTPGVIPDIYQLGRRGFKRKRQKLEEEMIIFAKEIIEIQAKRAFEKGYAFSHDTVWQEEFEESFPYKETTSQLKAIEDVKRDMESDRVMDRVVCGDVGYGKTEIALRAAFKASIDGKQVVVMVPTTVLAQQHYERFTERFKNYPVTIEILSRLKSEKEQKEVLTKIAAGTVDIVIGTHRILSSDVKFKDLGLVVIDEEQKFGVKAKEQLKKLKNKIDMITLTATPIPRTLNLSLLGIRDLSIIDTPPEGRKPIETMFIDKDDKKLKEIIMSEIAREGQVFYIFNSVKNIEKKTSELRKLLPNYLKLDYIHGQMLPKEIKNKIKDFENGDIDMLISTTIIENGIDIENANTMIIDGAEKLGLSQIYQLRGRIGRGRRKGYCYLLTKEHQTKKAKEREESIKNLGDSGGGFQLSLEDMRIRGAGEILGDRQHGALETFGYNLYIKMLNEEIQRIKGNAPEEEMEMEIKINMPAFIPDEYIEKDEKIVIYRRAAELKTQDELKELENEVRDRFGNPPREVINLFYYIRIKLKARELGISVIKQEKNGFFIRFLSEKVNIEKISQMMTMGNLKYLNREEGVFYKGNIDRFFNEYEGVM; this comes from the coding sequence ATGATAACAGAATACAGAGGGAGGATACCCTTTTTACTTAAAGAAATAAAAGGAAACATAGTATATCTATGCTCATCCAACAAAAACATTGAGGATTATTATAATACCCTCAGTGATTTTTATGATGGAAAAATTTTAAAAATTGAAAGCAGTTATGAAGATGAAGAATTTGAAAAACTCAATTATGATCTGCTTAAACTTTTAAAATCTAAAAATAAGTTTATAATACTAATATCTCTTGAAGCATTTCTCAGGGATTATTCTTTGGAAGGAGAAAAAATTTCTTTTCAAAAAGGAAAAGAAATGAATTTAGGTGAAATACAGGAAAATCTTATAAAGAATAAATATGATAAAGTCTATATGCTGGAAAAAAGAGTGCAGTACAGTGTAAGGGGAGATATACTTGATATTTTTTCAAGTGATGGAGATTATCCTGTAAGGATTGAATTTTTTGGAGATGAAATAGAGAGAATAACATATTTTGATCTTGAAAGCCAGAAAAGTATAGAGAATCTTGATAATATCAATGTGTATATAAACAATAATAAAGATGGAAAATTATCCTTTTCTGAATTGATTAATAAAAATAAAATAAAAGGATTAAAGATATATTTTGAAAACAATGAATTGTTGAGATATAAACTGGAAGAAAGTATACTTAGAGAAAGAGATGAAGAAGAAAAGTTTAGAAAAAGATTTTATGAAATGCTTGAGAGTGCTGAAGAAATAGAGATAAAAAGATTTTCAGAAGAAGAAATTAAAAAATTTGAAGATTATGATTATATCAAAAAATTGAGCATCAAAGAAAATATTATTTTAATGTCAGAAGAAGAGAAGAGATATAAGGAGATATTTGATAAATACAGTATAGAGATACAAAGATATCCTCATTATGAAGGTTATAGAGAAAAAGAAAGACTTATTCTTACAGACAGAGAATTAAAAGGAATAAAAGTAAAAAGAGAACCTAAGGAGAAAGTTAATTTAAAATATAAAGATGTATCTCAAATCAGAGAAAATGACTTCATAATCCATGAGAATTATGGAGTGGGTATCTATCAGGGAATAGAAACCATGAATGGACAGGATTATCTGAAGATAAAATATGCAGATGAAGATAAACTTTTTGTACCTGTAGAAGGCATAAATAAGATTGAAAAATATGTATCTACTCCAGGAGTAATACCTGATATATACCAGCTTGGAAGAAGAGGATTCAAAAGAAAAAGACAGAAGCTGGAAGAGGAAATGATAATTTTTGCCAAAGAAATTATAGAAATACAGGCAAAAAGAGCTTTTGAAAAGGGATATGCTTTTTCTCATGATACAGTATGGCAGGAGGAATTTGAGGAGAGTTTTCCCTATAAAGAAACTACATCTCAGCTGAAAGCTATTGAAGATGTAAAAAGAGATATGGAATCAGATAGAGTAATGGATAGAGTAGTATGTGGAGATGTAGGATATGGTAAGACAGAAATAGCTTTGAGAGCAGCTTTTAAAGCTTCTATTGATGGAAAACAGGTAGTTGTCATGGTACCTACAACTGTTCTTGCACAGCAGCACTATGAAAGATTTACAGAAAGATTTAAAAACTATCCTGTAACTATTGAAATACTGAGCAGATTAAAAAGTGAGAAAGAACAGAAAGAAGTATTGACTAAGATAGCTGCTGGAACTGTTGATATAGTTATAGGAACTCACAGGATTCTGTCATCAGATGTAAAATTTAAAGACTTAGGACTTGTAGTAATAGATGAGGAGCAAAAATTTGGAGTAAAAGCTAAGGAACAGTTAAAAAAATTAAAAAATAAAATAGATATGATAACTTTAACGGCTACACCAATTCCAAGAACTTTGAATCTTTCATTGCTGGGAATAAGGGATTTATCTATAATAGATACTCCTCCAGAAGGAAGAAAACCTATTGAAACAATGTTTATAGATAAAGATGATAAAAAACTTAAAGAGATAATTATGAGTGAAATAGCCAGAGAAGGTCAGGTTTTTTATATATTTAATTCTGTAAAAAATATAGAAAAGAAAACTAGTGAACTTAGGAAGCTTCTTCCAAATTATTTAAAATTGGATTATATCCATGGTCAAATGCTTCCAAAGGAGATAAAAAACAAGATAAAAGACTTTGAAAATGGTGACATAGATATGCTTATATCTACCACTATAATTGAAAATGGTATTGATATAGAAAATGCCAATACCATGATAATTGATGGAGCAGAAAAGCTAGGACTTTCTCAAATATATCAATTGAGGGGACGTATAGGGAGAGGAAGAAGAAAAGGTTACTGCTATCTTCTTACTAAAGAACATCAGACTAAAAAAGCTAAAGAAAGAGAAGAGTCTATAAAAAACCTTGGAGATTCAGGTGGAGGATTCCAATTATCACTGGAAGATATGAGAATAAGAGGAGCTGGGGAAATATTAGGAGACAGACAGCATGGAGCTCTTGAAACATTTGGTTATAATCTCTATATTAAGATGTTAAATGAGGAAATACAGCGTATTAAAGGAAATGCTCCAGAAGAAGAGATGGAAATGGAGATAAAAATTAATATGCCAGCTTTCATTCCTGATGAATATATAGAAAAAGATGAAAAAATCGTTATTTACAGAAGAGCAGCAGAACTGAAAACTCAAGATGAGTTAAAGGAATTAGAGAATGAAGTAAGGGATAGGTTCGGAAATCCTCCAAGAGAAGTTATCAATCTTTTCTATTATATAAGAATTAAGCTAAAAGCGAGAGAATTGGGAATATCAGTAATTAAACAGGAAAAAAATGGATTCTTTATAAGATTTTTGAGTGAAAAAGTTAATATAGAAAAAATATCTCAAATGATGACAATGGGAAATCTGAAATACCTAAACAGAGAGGAAGGAGTATTCTATAAAGGGAATATTGATAGATTTTTCAATGAATATGAGGGAGTGATGTAA
- a CDS encoding ABC transporter periplasmic component protein, with the protein MNKKLLALLTMAVLTVSSFTLQAKDTKLVVAQNSDAKSLNPQISNDIPTHRVNINIYDRLIEKDKDMNLIPGLAESWEQVDPLTLILKIRKGVKFHNGDPLTVGDVVFSLKKATEAPALMAYFGDLDKIEAVDENTVKITTKVPYGPLVNYLAHVGAGIMSEKAVTAGGSDYGQHPVGTGPFIFESWTSGDRIVLKANPDYYKGKPGVDSLTFRVIPEGTNRTIALETGEADIAYDIDPIDMDMVKNNPKLKADQNSAMSMTYLGFNTQRAPFDKKEVRQAIAYATDADSIINAVFLKAAKKANSPVSPNVFGYNKDAKLYTQNIAKAKELLAKAGYPNGFKARIWTNDKSVRKDTAVILQDQLKQIGIDVQIEILEWGSYLDRVAKGEHDMFILGWSSSADSDSAMYALFHSKNLGGAGNRTFYKNAKVDELLDKARESTVPEDRIKYYKELQDIIQEDLPMFALVYPDEITGMQKNIEGFVFHPEGTHYLAPITKK; encoded by the coding sequence ATGAATAAAAAACTACTTGCTCTGCTCACAATGGCAGTCCTTACAGTATCAAGCTTTACTCTTCAGGCAAAAGACACAAAACTTGTGGTAGCACAGAACTCAGACGCAAAAAGTCTGAATCCTCAGATATCCAATGATATACCTACTCATAGAGTAAATATTAATATCTATGACAGACTTATTGAGAAGGATAAAGATATGAACCTTATACCTGGACTTGCTGAAAGCTGGGAACAGGTAGATCCTCTTACTCTTATTTTAAAAATAAGAAAGGGAGTTAAATTCCACAATGGAGATCCTCTTACAGTTGGAGATGTAGTATTCAGTTTAAAGAAAGCTACAGAAGCTCCTGCTTTAATGGCATATTTTGGTGACTTAGATAAAATAGAAGCTGTAGATGAAAATACAGTTAAAATAACAACAAAAGTTCCTTATGGTCCTCTTGTTAACTACCTTGCCCATGTAGGTGCTGGGATAATGAGTGAAAAAGCTGTAACAGCTGGTGGAAGCGACTACGGACAACACCCCGTTGGAACAGGACCATTTATATTTGAATCTTGGACTTCTGGTGACAGAATAGTTCTAAAAGCTAATCCTGATTATTATAAAGGAAAACCTGGAGTTGACTCATTAACTTTTAGAGTTATTCCAGAAGGGACAAACAGAACAATAGCTCTTGAAACTGGAGAAGCTGATATTGCTTATGATATAGATCCTATTGATATGGATATGGTTAAAAATAATCCTAAATTAAAAGCAGATCAGAATTCTGCTATGAGTATGACATATCTTGGATTTAATACTCAAAGAGCTCCTTTTGATAAAAAAGAAGTAAGACAGGCAATAGCTTATGCAACTGATGCTGACAGTATTATTAATGCTGTTTTTCTTAAAGCTGCTAAAAAAGCTAACTCACCTGTATCTCCCAATGTATTTGGATACAATAAAGATGCAAAACTTTACACTCAAAATATAGCTAAAGCTAAAGAATTATTAGCTAAAGCTGGATATCCTAATGGATTCAAAGCAAGAATATGGACAAATGATAAAAGTGTAAGAAAAGATACAGCTGTTATCCTTCAAGATCAACTTAAACAAATTGGTATAGATGTACAGATTGAGATTCTTGAATGGGGTTCTTACTTGGATAGAGTTGCAAAAGGAGAACATGACATGTTTATCCTTGGATGGTCTTCTAGTGCTGACTCTGACTCAGCTATGTATGCTCTTTTCCACTCTAAAAATTTAGGTGGAGCTGGAAACAGAACTTTCTATAAAAATGCAAAAGTTGATGAACTTCTTGATAAAGCAAGAGAAAGTACAGTTCCTGAAGACAGAATTAAATATTATAAAGAACTTCAAGATATAATTCAAGAAGATCTTCCTATGTTTGCACTTGTCTATCCAGATGAAATCACTGGAATGCAGAAAAATATAGAAGGATTTGTTTTCCATCCAGAAGGAACACACTATCTTGCACCAATTACAAAAAAATAA
- a CDS encoding putative acetyltransferase, with product MTIPDINKIYPRTNDKQIVYLKNIITNPSIQVGDYTIYNDFYNDPLGFQKNNVLYHYPINEDKLIIGKFCSIACGTKFLMNCANHTMHSLSTYTFPLFNEEWGHKMNVRDSWDNRRDIVIGNDVWIGYEAVIMSGVTIGDGAIIGTRAVVTKDVPPYAIVGGSPARVLKKRFSDDIIDKLLKIKWWNWPVEKITRNLEYIQSGNIFQLEKIE from the coding sequence ATGACTATTCCAGATATAAATAAAATATACCCAAGAACAAATGATAAACAGATAGTATATTTAAAAAATATAATTACAAATCCTAGTATTCAAGTTGGAGACTATACCATTTATAATGACTTTTATAATGATCCTTTAGGATTTCAAAAGAATAATGTACTTTATCATTACCCAATAAATGAGGATAAACTTATTATTGGAAAGTTTTGTTCCATTGCCTGTGGTACTAAATTTTTAATGAACTGTGCTAATCATACAATGCATTCTTTATCTACTTATACTTTTCCATTATTTAATGAGGAATGGGGACATAAAATGAATGTAAGAGATTCATGGGATAATAGAAGAGATATTGTAATAGGAAATGATGTATGGATTGGCTATGAAGCTGTGATAATGTCAGGGGTAACTATTGGAGATGGAGCTATTATTGGGACAAGAGCAGTTGTTACTAAAGATGTTCCACCTTATGCAATTGTTGGAGGAAGTCCAGCCAGAGTGCTAAAAAAACGTTTTTCAGATGATATAATAGACAAGTTGCTTAAAATAAAATGGTGGAATTGGCCAGTAGAAAAGATTACAAGAAATTTAGAGTATATACAGTCTGGAAATATATTTCAATTGGAAAAAATAGAGTAA